Below is a genomic region from Aquila chrysaetos chrysaetos chromosome 13, bAquChr1.4, whole genome shotgun sequence.
ACGTCGCTGGCtcttctaaaatttttttttttttaatctaactGTTCAGTAAACACAGTGCTCACCCAGGACAGGGCAACAAGCTCATTTCTCACTTCTGCCCGAGAGGGTGCAGGTTGGTATCCCACACTCACAGGAAATTACTCAAACCAGTGATGAGCAGACTGATGCAGGATGCTCTCTCTTCTCTACTTCAACTGCAACAGTTCATCTCTCTCTTAAGGAGCGTTTGAGAACAAGCATAACTCTTTTGCAGGTACTCAcctaagcaaaggaaaatgtagAATACCTTCTCTGTTCTAGTGAATGATCATACAGTCTATATTGAAAAGATATTAGATAAATTGACTAATAGGTAACATTTTGAGGTCTGGCACACAGGTGAATATGCTCAGAGGAATTAAATCCAGATGTCTTGCATCTTTAGCTAACACTAGAGCCACTGAAGTACAGAATAGGGGTGGAGAAACCATGGCCTTTTCCTTCTAGCTCTCTTTGTAGAGACAAATACTCTCTCTCAGTTCTGTACAGGAAAAGCACTTGTCTCCTGCATGCTGGGTGAGTGCTGCTGATCAGTTGGTAACTAAGACATGAACGGGATGCTGTTAAGTCCCATTGCAGGGTACAGAGAAACATTTGAGCAGACCATCTGATATTGAAAATAGAAttgccagctgctgtttcttctgagtAGCAATATCAGATTCCCACAATGGAAGGAGggttggaaaacaaacaaacaaagtagGAAACTACATTAATTCATAATTGtgtaatttcctttctctagaTCACCTTTAACCAACTGCATCACAAATGAAGGCTGACTCAAGTTGGAAAACTCACAGAAtagttttttcttctaagatCTTCCAGACAACCTTCTCAGCTGTCCTAGAACGTGTCTCTAACTGGAAAGTAAACTCCTATTGCTTTCCTCCATCTATGTCTTAACAAATTTCATTCTAACATCATCTGCTAGGTTCCCATTTCCGTGTTTTGCCATCTGGATCTCATCTTTATAAATACAACTTACATTCACCCACTTGGCTCACTTCATCTGTAGAGACTTGTTAAATGGCTTTAAAGATGATTTACTAAAAAAGCTAGAGTTAAAGATTTAACATGAGAAGAGATTAATTTAAGTAGAGAACTTCTCACTTTAATGTCAAAATTATGTTACCAATGACTTCTGGCTTCCCACATTGATCAGCTGATTTCTGCCTTATTCACATTTGTTCTCTGGCTCTGTATGTCTGTACTAGCACATTAATTACTCAGAAGTCACCCAAGTTCATAAGCAATGATCTAGTCACTAATTTCaaacatctgaaatacaaatgtgTAATGtcagaaaattagaaagaaaaaaaagagtccaaACACTAgtgctttgtttctgaagcaGTATGGAACACTCTAACCAAGCCCAAGAGAGTTAAAGTTTAAATTAAactagttttcttttgcttactGAATTGTGCTTTTCACCAAAACAGTACCAAGCTCCAAAAAAGTAACATCAATCTGAATGGATTTACTCACTTAGTTATTTtgatcatatttttaaatggtattaaAAGTTTGTACTTAAATGCGAAAGTCTTTTCtacatttgaaggaaaaaaaaaaaaaagaaaaaagagaccTTGAAAGAGTTACAGCAGGGACATAAACAGGATGCCAACTAattgctcctgcctgctctggatcagcacagcacagagccGCCTTCTTTCTAGTTTATGTTATCATATCTTCAGTAGCTCAAGTGATACAGATCCATGGTTGGCACAGAAATTTTGCAATTTATTCCTCAAAATGATGTACAGGACTGTATCTTTAgacatgtttttctccttcaatcTGTAAGAGAGATGGGAGAAAGCCCAtgtacaagggaaaaaaaagaagaaaaagaagagacagagcCCTGAGTTTGCTCCTCCTAAGAGTACATGGCATCTACCTCCTTAACATCTTCATATGATACGTAAACACTCCTAAAGATATCAAGAGCGAAAGATTAGGGATGAATGAAAACAGTTGCATTCTTTTCCATTCCCTTCATCTAAATCTAGATACAACTGATAGGACATACCAGCTCAGGGCTCTGTATGCCCTGGCACCTGCTAGTGTAACTCTGTTGCAACAACACGCGACCAGTTAGTCAAAAGGGAACTCTTCTTGATCCTTGAAGATTCTATGAAGTACTTCAAACTCCACCCAGCAACCAACAGGTAGATGCTGAACTGTAGTGCCATAAGCATTATTGAGATGCCCTTTCAGCAAATGAAGCCCTGCCCTGTGCTCCAGTAtcaatttgaaaatgaatttaaatgtaGTAAGAAGGGGCCAGTCAGTCAAAAACCTATCTGGATTACTTCTGAAACATGCTGTCAAGCAGCTGGGCTAATTTTGACTattaaagttttcatttgaCTAGAGATCTAACAGCAGGCTCACTGTCTTCAAGGACTAATATTGTCTCTGGCTGCTTCTCAATACCAACCAGCAGTCCAGCTTCTTCTGGGCTAAACTTCAATCTGTTTGTCAAACCTGAGCTAGGCACCATCTGGGACATAGAGCCACACCATCCTCAGCAAATGAGCTAGGGGTGACTCACACTGTCCTCACTGTAGCTACCTGCAGACTGAAGGAAAACTCTATTGAGAAGTTCTCCAACATCCCAAAAGTGACCTCAAAACTCTGAGATTTGGGAGCCCTTTACAGCATATACCTAACAGATTTCCATTCTTATGTCACAATGCATCTCCTGATTAGTTGGTATTTCACTCACAAGCTgaggaagatggaagaaaacagatgcaaactGGGGACTTCACTGTTTTCTAAGAAAGTCATGAAATGCAGACCTTTGTAATTGCTTTTCAGCCTGTATCaggggaacaaaaccaaactctgTATTCACTGTATTTGCAATTATTGAGACTGCAAAAACAATCTGAAGAACTGGGTTTGTCTTAGTAATAATTTCTATTCCCTCCATGATCTTATTTCAACTGTTTACGTTATTCTCTGACCTTGTTAAAAGCCACCTTGCCAGCAGCCCGCCACTTTCCCATCTGACTGCACTTGTCACCAGAAGGAGTTACCACCTTGCATAAGCGGTTCAAATAGCCTCCTGAtaggagctgcagaaagaacaaaaagcgGTGCAAAACTCAAAATGATGTATTATCCCTAAAATGCCACAACTTCACTTGTCAAGGATTGTAATTAGAGTTGGGCCAAGGCAATGTTAGCTCAGCTGCCTCTGAACACACCTGTTTCAATTTAATTTGTAGTAATTAGGAAGCCTAGAGCAccaggaaaaaatgctgttcagTTACTGTTTCAAATAGCTGAGTTTTCATGTGCcatttaaaatcctgtttttcaGAACAGACTGCTGACTTGCTAATGctagcaaaatgaaataaagcaaaatatttttagcagcaGGAAGTTGTTACTTGCTACTGCCAATTACATGCCTTGTACTTGAACAgtgacattttttcccctttgcttatTCTTCAAGATAGGTAAAAACTGGCTTAGGTCTCACTGCATGAGGATTCGAACAAAACTCTTAGTCCCTGGAGCTGGCCGACACTTCTGGAGTCATAGCCAATACTGGCAGCAATCTGCTGTGACAGAGCAAACAACAGTGTCCTAGATCCACTCTTcagaaaagggggaaggagaagattAAGCAAGAGACTTGGATCTATTGGCTTTGGCAAAAGGTTGAATACCTTGTCATGCtaataaaattactgaatttggggaggaaaaaatggggcagagggggggaaataaaaaaagcattaaaattacATAAGAATAGATATTTATACTCTGAGTTAATTTATCAAACTGACACAGAGATGAATCATCCACCATTAAAATAATGGGATACAAGTTTTCTTTATATCACAATCATTATTTACAACTCTTAAATATTCACAGAGGAGTCAAGTATCCtgatcttttaatttaaaatgtgctctTGCAGgccaaaataaaactgttggCAAAAATAAGTTTCTACAGGAACACTGCCCAAAGAATGATTTCTTCAAAAACAGGATAGATCTTAACAGTCATGAtagcactttttaatttttttaaacctacacTATAAACGGCACAGGGCTCAAGCAACTCACATAAAGCTAGATCTCCAAGTAACAAACCAATGAGAATGGGCAATAACAAGAGCCTGTGGTGTAGCTAGCTACACACAGCTACttatgactttaaaaaatataacacAAACCTCAGTTATTTTTTTGAGGTGACATACAACTCTGATTTGATGCAGGTTCATTCCTACATGCTGAAAATCCAACTGAAGCCAATATGGTTCCTCTCAGTGAACTAACTTgaatatatgcatgtatttctACAAGTAAAAGtccattattttaataactggACTTTTTATGCTGTAATGCCATTAGAAAGACAACCATACCACTGTATGTTTTTCCATCTTAGAACacacaccaaaagaaaaaaaaaagtatctgggAAATTCAGAGCAATGCTTCCTGAATACTGTTTTGATTATTTAGGAATGGTTTTAATATTatcattcattattttccataGACTGACATGgatgtgtatttaaaaactggacaagaaagcagaaaaagaaacccataTGATAAAATGAGTGTTAACAGTCAGCACCATCATTTCACCACTTAAGTGAACTTTATGGAATATAACAGTGTCTATGTGAAGCTTGCTTATATAACGTATATGGGACACCCATATACATGCCATGCATGATcttaaaatcacaaaaatcagaaagtatATGAAAGCTGCATcttcttttattcatttgtctttgctgcttcAACAGGTAATTTCTTTACAATCCAGGTTTTTagtttttctatttcagttctGCTTAACTCATGATTAAGGTTCGGAAAAGTATGAAGTGATGCTGATACTCCCAGTGACTTTAGCATCTTGTTGGTCTCTTCACCCCATGAGTAGAGAACTAGTTCATCAGCAGTTCCAtgacactgaaataattctggaagaacactttgatttcttttcaaagcctGGATGGAGAAGAAACACTGTCAGATGCATCACTACAAATTTTAGAATAGTTACAATTATATGGTGACAGTTTACATAGCATTTCATTTATTAACCTGCGTTTTAGTGGTCATATTGTACTATCTCtacaaaaggaaacaaggaaatattggaaaaaaaccctgcacttCAGATTCCAATGTGCTAACTTGACAAATGATAGGGTTTACTTTAAGGTCTATATCCCTCTCCAAAtaagagaaatagaaaaaattcATGACAGCAGATGGAGCCCATGAGTATTGTAATTCATCacaaattttcaaagaataGTTACAGTTACATGGAGTTCTAACAACTAAGGACAACatgcaaagcatttcatttgTTAATCTGCCTTCTATTCTGACttactttgaataaaataattgtacTGTCTGtgcaaaaaagcaacaaaatatcATGTAAAGACAGCTTTAAAGTCTCACTTCCCTAATAGTCTGCTTACCTATTTCCAGGAAACGTCATAAGTTTAGAATATTAATCAATTGCCTCAGATGAATAAACTTGCTATACTCAATTTTAAttatcatgtttttcttttagctaaCAAGTTTTTCTGTAAAGTCTACCACACACTCACCTGGTAAACAGAAGAGTCTTTATTGAGAAAACTAGACAAAGCAAAGACTCCTGCCAGATCTTGATGAAACCTGTATGCTAAATGCATTGCCATTCCACCTCCCATCGAAAAGCCTCCTAGGAtgcaacaaaagaaacaaagattgGATTTTGCTATATGTCTTTGCAACTGAgcatgcaatttatttttatcttcagacTTGTTTCTTTTATACACAATGCAATCAAAAAACATCTTGAGTAACATAAAGGTTACAATCATCTTAAATCAAAGCATGATTCAATTAAGAAGTTGGATAGCTAAAGTACTGCTGAAGATTCATTACTGcgagagaagaaaaaaaaaaaaaatcagccaaaaTGCCATTACTTTAGAAGCCATTCGTGCATGGTCCCTACCAGGTAGTTGAACACTGTGGCCATATATTCTCTGAcattaacaaagcaaaactctATGAACAGATAATTCTCACTGCTTTTTTATTCAACTTATTTTTCCCCTAGGCTAGTAGCATTCACACATGAAAGATCTCTATCACTACTGCACATAATCAATGCACATTCACCACATTAGACTAGTACATAGaggttgagggttttttttttttgttgttacacCTTAGGATATAAAATAAGTAGGGTAAGATTGCAATGTACGCTACCTGAGCTCTAACAGGATCTCTGAATTAATGGCCTTCTGTATTCCATATGTCTCTTCAGCTACACTAATTCCTTATGCGAGATAATTCCTCAGGGATGATTTTTACATGACAAATGTTTATTCATTAGGAAAGAAATCCAGACTACTGCATTACTTCACAAGGACACAGTACATAGGCTATTATATCGACTGCATCCAGATAATGACTAGGGTGAAGAATGACTTGCTGCTGAAATCTCTTCTAGCACAGATGGCAACCAGCAGAAAGGTTATGACTGCAGCTCTACTTAGAGCAGCATTTGTATCCAGGGTACTGGTGATACAATTGGTTTGTGCCAGATGTTAATTGGTGTTAATTAACTGGTGTTAATTAGTTGCAAAATTCTGAGCCCAGACCTTTTCACACACAAGAGATGAATTAGGGATTGAAGAAGAAGTGCAAAAATAGTAGACAAAATACCAAACCATTTCAGCTTGTTATTGAAGCTATTACAGTAAGACTCCAGAATGGGAATGGCTCTTTTGCAAGGGCTACGTAAGCCCTCTGGGGTTGACTTCTGTGCTATGCAGAAGTTTGACATGGGTGCTGAACAAAACCCAGCCAGGAAGCAGTGTCACTGCAGCACCAAAACTGAGCCCAATGACACCCTGCAACTTTGGTACTTGACAGGATCCTTGGACCACACAGGGAATCTCTGATGCACACAAGCTCAGAGGCAGAAAACACTGCACTTTGTAAATATTAGTTGGGTCACGGACTGACTGTTCCTAATGGGGAATCCTCTTCCAGCAGTTTATCTGCAAGTCCCAGCAGGTCCGAGGCCCTTCTAGCTCACGCTCCATCCCATGTTATGACTGGAAGATTTGGCTGGATTTGTGTAGgaaattttcctgaaaacacCAGAATAATCCAGAcatgaagtgttttctttcacccacacattatttttttatttctgatgaatTTCTGATCCGaatttctgctgaatttctgATTCTTCTTTCTACTTACTGTCACCCTGTAGTCTTAAGAGACGATTATGGCCAAAAGCAGTAACTGCAGGTTCCTGACTTACAGAACTTGAATCTTAGGGAGAAGGAGCAAGACCACACAATGTCAAAGACTGGagtcttgctttcctttttcaaacaGAGTCCTTAACTGAATTATGAGAGCTGTATCCTCAAAACCAGGAGATATACCTGGGATCCCATAGCTATGCACCCAAGGGCCTGATAATACCCTGATATTTATCTTTGGTAAATAAAGCCAGGACCTGCTATTTACCCTATGAATCAATCTTTAACCAGTTCAAAGTTAAATGTAGCATGTCTAAGTGCCTAGTGGCAGTTCAGAAACAAAGGTAGTTGAAGAAAAGTAGGAATGAATGTGGTAAACAAGTTCAGAGCACACCTTAAAAACTCAGAGAGCTCACATCACCTGTAATTTTGAATAAATGTatcttcacaaaaataaaaatattgaaaatactaCTGCAAGCCTTTCATCTGCATCACTATTTCCTATCAGAGATGTTCTCATCACATGTAAAAGAATgctacaatgaaaaaaaaaaaattgcatgtcATAGTAATCACAAAAATTCAACACCGTTGACCCCAcattcagagagagagaaaaatacagcctTCTGAGAAAGTATATAGAATACAACAGCTACGCAAAGTTACTATGTAAACAACAGTATCTAGCACTGAAGTTTCCTTTATTCTCTTCTGTGGAATCTCATCATTtacttcttcatttccttttgatCATCCTGAATGACGCTGGcatccccaaaccccaaaagtaGCACTTACACTTTAAGAGaccattttgcatttgcttacaaataaatacatatgtacTTTGTCCACATATAAAATGAAGtccattttaagtattttagaATACAGGGGAAAAAGCTGCATTGAAAACTCATTACTAGTTTGTAAATGATTTAATCTAAAATTTTGTACCCAGTTAGTCACCATCTGGCAACACTATCTGCAATTACTCACCAGCAGTCTTTGACAATGCAGTCACCTTCTGTTTAGAAGAATATTAGGTAATGGTTCTTTTATGTGGCTCATACTACTATGAGCGAATGTAATACAAAGGACTAGTTCTTTGAATTTAGTTTTCCAGGGGAAAACCTGAAGTTTATCACTTGATACCACAACAATCTCTGAGTAAATGCCGTATAGTAAATGCTTCTGGAACAACAATTAGAATAAGCACTTGTAGTTGGAGACAattgtttttttattacaaGTATTTCAGTATAAGTGTAAATTTGACATAACACATAAAAGACATGCTCAGTCAAGACCTTTTATAAGAATTCAAAAATTttggattaaagaaaaataagaggcAGGTATAGATATTACACAAAACACATATGAAGTGACAGAATGTAAGCAAAACACAAAAGTACAAGTATGCTTATGTACACCAATCTCAGCATAAAGAATACGTAAACCTCAGAGCATTGCTAAGCAGATTGTGTCATGAGTGTTAATCAATATAAAAAATGACACAGCAACATTTCAACCTTAGATGGGCAGAACATAGCAAGCCATTCACTTGAGACAAATCTACTTCCAAGAAGTACAAAGGGTATGTACAGAAGTTCAGAATTTGCCACTAGGTTTCACATAAAAAGTatgttcattttccatttttcccctttt
It encodes:
- the LYPLAL1 gene encoding lysophospholipase-like protein 1 isoform X3, whose product is MAAPAALQRSVVSPAGRHTASLIFLHGSGDTGQGARTWIKQILNQDMAFQHIKVIYPTAPARPYTPMKGAFSTVWFDRYKISNDCPEHIESIDSMCQRLTDLINDEIKNGIAKNRILIGGFSMGGGMAMHLAYRFHQDLAGVFALSSFLNKDSSVYQALKRNQSVLPELFQCHGTADELVLYSWGEETNKMLKSLGVSASLHTFPNLNHELSRTEIEKLKTWIVKKLPVEAAKTNE
- the LYPLAL1 gene encoding lysophospholipase-like protein 1 isoform X4; this translates as MCDTGQGARTWIKQILNQDMAFQHIKVIYPTAPARPYTPMKGAFSTVWFDRYKISNDCPEHIESIDSMCQRLTDLINDEIKNGIAKNRILIGGFSMGGGMAMHLAYRFHQDLAGVFALSSFLNKDSSVYQALKRNQSVLPELFQCHGTADELVLYSWGEETNKMLKSLGVSASLHTFPNLNHELSRTEIEKLKTWIVKKLPVEAAKTNE